The following are encoded in a window of Maylandia zebra isolate NMK-2024a linkage group LG5, Mzebra_GT3a, whole genome shotgun sequence genomic DNA:
- the LOC143418703 gene encoding uncharacterized protein LOC143418703, producing MDVIQSEGVKVPDSVLVGGLTGDEVDNEVIDYLGQFGSIGRVIKVTSTEAQFKNTAIVEFQSGEPVQFLKDSLPCKRQSRNPSVVHHIQLLSALYAAYRGSCLTHSYLTELKGLAKLSGADFEKVLLDELARMKKSTESDPAVGPNVTVPNQNLQLTSDTDQDEPAIIEHQSPLKLGSDLTHLPEHDSHSSSPSVELTPSHRKTTIYLPPEQLTTPEVQRVVVEHVIKNNEMPSQGHAKLRPFSGKTPCSTFEADYDTWRNNVEFHLIDCTISDKHMLERKLAKLQAQVASLKASAIDSSSQNSDKPNKKTKPKFKILPKEKSDPRVQPKTTSLGGTEYVSFKLKSVSGEGLPGTESNHERPKPEPQSKVSSLSRAARPQIRLPKGLVGQKCTANVTVSGVNCSCLLDTGSQVTTVSASFYNTNLSEHPIQPISGLDVEAASGQNVPYLGYIPISLKFPKSFIETEPEVSSLALVVPDLRSNCDLPVLIGTNALDVLYDEYCQGKDPNDLSSVYGYRQILRTLKVRREINLAGNDGFVTLKGKVQHVVPAQGRVLLEGCVRSSSAGECAIVEQPTTSTLPGGIFVECCLVTLPKKHPHRLPIWVRNETEHDVTLPSRCVIAELHSPAKIYDESPISTKNDDTVKCCNVTAQPVDEPAHPDLTFDFGNSPLPQEWKERVTQRLSAYADVFAQHDLDLGHVSKVKHHINLKDEAPFKQKSRPIHPNDYEAVRKHLQALLDAGVIRESESPYASPIVVVKKKNGEVRLCIDYRKLNALTIRDAYALPNLEEAFSALAGSKWFSVMDLKSGYYQIEMEECDKPKTAFVCPLGFYEFNRMPQGITNAPSTFQRLMERCMGSLNLKEVLVFIDDIIVFSSTLEEHETRLLRVLQQLREYGLKLSPKKCSFFQSSVRYLGHIVSTKGVETDPEKVRALKTWPRPQTLSDLKSFLGFAGYYRRFVKDYSKIVKPLNDLTKGYPPYRKGRKVTPGPSGYLNPKEPLSSRWTPACQEAFEVIIEKLTSAPVLGYANPKLPYVLHTDASTSGLGAALYQEQDGEVRVIAYASRGLSPSEKRYPAHKLEFLALKWSIVEKFQDYLYGNTFTVLTDNNPLTYVLKSAKLDAASYRWLAALSIFDFNIKYHAGKSNQDVDGLSRRPHDTVDDDYASLEEKERMKQFASHHLSSSPNRQDVTADTFSVLCHRHLLGESDNSLPSITWVESLALHTDAVPDVYADDGTLGCSVIPTYSEVELQQHQRSDPIIGYVVNMLENGGEANSNPNSASLELKLMLKEWKRLELKNGLLYRTRKSGENVTFQLVVPESLRSTILTCLHDDMGHMGLERTLDLVRSRFYWPKMATDVERKIKSCGRCVRRKTLPERAAPLVSIQTTRPMELVCMDYLSLEPDSHNTKDILVITDHFTKYAVAMPTKDQKATTVAKCLWEQFLVHYGFPERLLNDQGRDFESLLIKELCALAGITKVRTSPYHPRGNPVERFNRTLLGMLGTLRDKEKTHWRDYVKPLTHAYNCTKNETTGFSPYELMFGRQPRLPVDIAFCLPVKDGSPTSHSQYVRALKGRLQESYQIAAKNSQKVAERNKRRFDKTVRESTLEKGDQVLVRNLRLRNKHKLADKWESTMYRVVEKMVDLPVYVVQPMNGDGPIRTLHRDLLLPCGDLSEAEEVDQVKPKSCRPRTRRSQPLLLEEQSESEDDSPVYPRQSSVIPGKLVQVFEIPKRRQQTGKTVPEGSCIPATPADCVNPQPQNEPCRGSSPLLPAEPVGVPPEVAEGEEPDVVAEQHPTEDDVTLPTMTNQNSAVAEDSIDVPSIDVEAPIATETIDLNPQTPEVALEHKETVDSGEKNDHVQPHREL from the exons ATGGATGTAATCCAAAGTGAAGGTGTCAAAGTACCTGACTCTGTCCTAGTAGGAGGGTTAACAGGCGATGAGGTTGACAATGAGGTTATTGATTACTTAGGGCAGTTTGGTTCTATTGGAAGAGTAATCAAAGTAACTAGCACAGAGgcacagtttaaaaacacaGCCATTGTGGAGTTCCAATCAGGTGAACCAGTCCAGTTCCTTAAGGATAGCTTGCCTTGCAAAAGACAAAGCCGTAACCCAAGTGTTGTCCATCATATCCAGCTTCTGTCTGCGCTGTATGCTGCATACAGGGGTTCATGTTTAACCCATTCTTACCTAACTGAACTGAAAGGGCTTGCTAAACTGAGTGGTGCAGATTTTGAGAAGGTTTTACTAGATGAGCTGGCCAGAATGAAGAAGTCCACTGAGAGTGATCCCGCAGTTGGGCCAAATGTAACAGTGCCTAATCAGAATCTGCAGCTCACTAGTGACACAGACCAAGATGAACCAGCCATCATAGAGCATCAAAGTCCTCTTAAACTGGGCAGTGATTTAACCCACTTGCCTGAGCATGACTCTCACTCATCCTCTCCAAGTGTAGAACTGACTCCCTCGCACAGAAAAACCACTATCTACTTACCACCTGAACAGCTCACTACACCTGAAGTACAGAGAGTAGTAGTTGAGCATGTCATTAAGAACAATGAAATGCCTTCTCAAGGTCATGCAAAGCTCAGGCCCTTCTCGGGGAAAACCCCTTGCTCTACTTTCGAAGCTGATTATGATACGTGGCGCAACAATGTTGAATTCCACCTCATAGATTGTACCATATCTGACAAACATATG TTAGAAAGGAAACTTGCAAAGCTACAAGCCCAAGTGGCTTCACTGAAAGCATCAGCTATTGACAGTTCAAGCCAGAACTCTGACAAGCCAAATAAGAAAACCAAACCTAAGTTCAAGATTCTTCCTAAAGAGAAATCTGACCCAA GAGTTCAACCAAAAACTACAAGTCTGGGAGGAACAGAATATGTCAGCTTTAAACTAAAATCAGTTTCTGGGGAGGGACTACCAGGAACTGAAAGTAATCATGAACGTCCCAAACCGGAACCTCAGAGCAAAGTATCTTCTCTCTCTCGTGCAGCACGACCCCAGATTAGGTTACCCAAGGGACTTGTAGGACAGAAATGTACAGCAAATGTTACCGTGTCGGGAGTCAATTGCAGTTGTCTCCTTGACACTGGGTCTCAAGTGACCACAGTGTCCGCTTCATTTTACAACACCAATCTTTCAGAACATCCCATTCAGCCTATCAGTGGCCTGGATGTTGAGGCTGCTAGTGGCCAAAATGTTCCTTACTTGGGATACATACCCATCAGCCTTAAGTTTCCAAAAAGCTTTATTGAAACTGAGCCTGAGGTTTCTAGCCTTGCTTTAGTAGTACCTGACTTACGCTCTAACTGTGACTTGCCTGTGCTGATTGGGACAAATGCACTTGATGTTCTGTACGACGAATATTGTCAAGGTAAAGATCCCAATGATTTGTCGTCGGTCTATGGCTACAGGCAGATCCTCCGTACACTCAAGGTCAGGAGAGAGATAAACCTAGCCGGAAACGATGGCTTTGTAACTCTTAAGGGCAAGGTGCAACACGTAGTACCAGCTCAAGGGAGGGTCCTCCTTGAAGGCTGTGTCAGATCCAGCAGTGCTGGTGAATGTGCCATTGTTGAACAGCCAACGACATCCACCTTACCAGGGGGAATTTTTGTGGAGTGCTGTCTTGTCACTTTGCCCAAGAAGCATCCTCATAGGTTACCTATATGGGTGAGAAATGAAACTGAGCATGACGTAACACTGCCTTCTAGATGTGTCATTGCAGAGCTCCATAGTCCTGCAAAGATATATGACGAATCACCCATTTCAACCAAAAATGATGACACTGTGAAATGTTGTAATGTTACTGCACAGCCAGTTGATGAACCTGCTCACCCAGATTTGACATTTGACTTTGGCAATTCTCCCCTCCCGCAGGAGTGGAAAGAGAGGGTTACCCAGCGTCTAAGTGCCTATGCTGATGTTTTTGCCCAGCATGATTTGGATCTTGGACATGTATCTAAAGTCAAACATCACATAAACTTAAAGGACGAAGCACCCTTTAAGCAAAAGTCCAGGCCAATCCACCCAAATGATTATGAAGCTGTGAGGAAGCACTTGCAAGCACTCCTTGATGCAGGAGTAATCCGTGAATCAGAGTCCCCTTATGCTTCACCGATTGTGGTGGTTAAAAAGAAGAATGGAGAGGTCCGTCTTTGTATTGATTATCGTAAGCTCAATGCGTTAACAATACGAGATGCGTACGCACTTCCAAACCTTGAAGAGGCTTTCTCAGCCCTTGCTGGATCCAAATGGTTTTCAGTAATGGATCTCAAGTCTGGTTATTACCAGATTGAGATGGAGGAATGTGATAAGCCCAAGACAGCTTTTGTGTGCCCCTTGGGATTTTACGAGTTTAACCGTATGCCCCAGGGGATCACCAACGCTCCCAGCACCTTCCAGCGCTTAATGGAACGGTGTATGGGCAGCCTCAATCTGAAAGAAGTTCTGGTGTTCATAGATGACATCATCGTGTTCTCCAGCACTTTGGAGGAACATGAAACCAGGCTTCTACGTGTCCTTCAGCAACTGAGAGAATATGGGTTGAAACTTTCTCCCAAAAAATGCTCCTTCTTCCAAAGCTCTGTGCGATACCTAGGACACATCGTGTCTACCAAAGGTGTAGAGACCGATCCTGAGAAGGTCAGAGCTCTCAAAACCTGGCCAAGACCCCAGACGCTCAGTGACCTCAAGTCTTTCCTAGGCTTTGCAGGGTACTATCGACGGTTTGTGAAGGACTATTCAAAAATTGTCAAACCCCTGAATGATCTTACCAAAGGCTACCCACCATACAGGAAGGGCAGAAAGGTGACACCCGGTCCTAGCGGATACTTGAACCCTAAAGAGCCTCTTTCCAGCCGTTGGACACCTGCTTGTCAGGAAGCTTTTGAGGTAATCATAGAGAAACTGACATCAGCTCCAGTGCTTGGATATGCTAACCCAAAATTACCATACGTCCTCCATACTGATGCGAGCACCTCTGGGTTAGGGGCAGCCTTGTATCAAGAACAGGATGGTGAAGTGAGGGTTATTGCCTACGCAAGTAGAGGACTTTCACCCAGTGAAAAGCGGTATCCAGCTCATAAACTGGAATTTCTTGCATTAAAGTGGTCCATTGTAGAGAAGTTCCAAGATTATCTCTACGGGAACACATTCACGGTTTTAACGGACAACAACCCATTGACCTATGTTTTGAAGTCAGCCAAGCTTGATGCTGCCAGCTATCGCTGGTTGGCCGCTCTCTCCATCTTCGACTTTAATATTAAGTATCATGCTGGTAAGAGCAATCAAGATGTAGATGGCCTCTCTAGGCGGCCACATGATACTGTGGATGATGACTATGCTTctcttgaagaaaaagagcgaatgAAACAATTCGCTTCCCATCATCTCTCTTCATCTCCCAACAGACAAGATGTGACAGCTGACACATTCAGTGTCTTGTGCCACCGTCATCTCTTAGGTGAATCTGACAATAGCCTACCTTCTATCACTTGGGTAGAGTCCCTTGCTCTACATACCGATGCGGTGCCAGACGTCTACGCAGATGATGGAACATTAGGTTGTTCTGTCATACCTACCTATAGTGAGGTAGAACTCCAACAGCatcagaggtctgacccaattATTGGGTATGTGGTCAACATGTTAGAAAATGGAGGTGAAGCAAATTCCAATCCTAACTCTGCATCCTTAGAGCTTAAACTAATGCTCAAAGAGTGGAAACGTTTGGAACTGAAAAATGGTCTCCTCTACAGAACCCGCAAATCAGGTGAAAATGTCACCTTTCAGCTTGTCGTCCCTGAGTCTTTAAGGTCCACCATTCTCACTTGCCTTCATGACGACATGGGGCATATGGGTTTGGAAAGAACCCTCGACTTGGTTAGGTCAAGATTTTATTGGCCTAAAATGGCAACTGATGTAGAGAGAAAGATTAAGTCTTGCGGACGTTGTGTTAGAAGAAAGACTCTTCCTGAAAGAGCAGCACCTCTTGTGAGTATCCAAACAACCCGTCCCATGGAACTGGTATGCATGGACTATTTATCCTTGGAGCCTGACAGTCACAACACCAAAGACATTCTGGTCATAACTGATCATTTCACCAAATACGCTGTTGCTATGCCAACAAAAGACCAAAAGGCTACAACAGTTGCGAAGTGTCTTTGGGAGCAGTTTCTGGTGCATTATGGTTTTCCTGAGCGCCTGCTTAATGATCAGGGCAGGGATTTTGAGTCCCTACTCATTAAAGAGCTCTGTGCCCTAGCTGGTATCACGAAGGTGCGCACCAGTCCTTATCATCCACGGGGAAACCCAGTTGAACGGTTCAACCGAACTCTTCTTGGCATGTTAGGAACTCTACGAGACAAAGAGAAAACTCATTGGCGCGATTATGTGAAACCACTAACTCACGCCTATAATTGCACCAAGAACGAGACCACTGGGTTTAGCCCATACGAGTTAATGTTTGGTCGCCAGCCGAGGCTTCCCGTGGATATTGCATTCTGCCTGCCAGTTAAAGATGGCTCTCCTACATCTCACTCTCAGTATGTGAGAGCTCTGAAGGGTCGCCTTCAAGAGAGCTATCAGATCGCTGCCAAAAACTCTCAGAAGGTTGCTGAACGGAATAAACGCCGTTTTGACAAAACTGTCAGGGAGTCAACTTTGGAGAAAGGTGATCAAGTGCTAGTGCGGAACCTGCGACTTCGGAATAAACACAAACTTGCAGATAAGTGGGAGTCAACCATGTACAGAGTGGTGGAAAAGATGGTAGACCTACCTGTGTATGTTGTACAGCCTATGAATGGAGATGGTCCTATTCGAACTCTTCACAGGGATCTCTTACTCCCTTGTGGTGACTTATCTGAAGCTGAGGAAGTTGACCAGGTCAAGCCAAAGAGTTGCAGGCCAAGAACGAGGCGCAGTCAGCCTCTGTTACTGGAGGAGCAATCAGAATCTGAAGACGACTCACCTGTCTATCCTAGGCAGTCTTCTGTCATTCCTGGAAAGTTGGTTCAGGTGTTTGAAATCCCGAAGAGACGACagcaaacaggaaaaacagTACCGGAGGGTAGTTGTATACCAGCTACGCCAGCAGACTGTGTAAACCCTCAGCCTCAGAATGAGCCTTGCAGAGGCAGCTCCCCTTTGCTGCCTGCAGAGCCTGTAGGGGTACCTCCTGAAGTAGCTGAAGGAGAGGAGCCAGATGTTGTGGCTGAGCAACACCCTACTGAAGACGATGTAACTTTACCAACTATGACTAATCAAAATTCAGCTGTGGCCGAAGACAGCATTGATGTACCGTCCATTGATGTAGAGGCTCCTATAGCTACGGAAACCATTGATCTGAACCCACAAACCCCTGAGGTAGCTCTGGAGCATAAGGAAACTGTTGACAGTGGAGAAAAAAATGACCATGTTC AGCCTCATAGAGAGCTTTAA